In Bombyx mori chromosome 11, ASM3026992v2, one genomic interval encodes:
- the LOC101747023 gene encoding alanine aminotransferase 1: MKLEKCLTEENINQNLLNIQYAVRGPILQRALQIERELVKGVPKRFERVVRANCGDCHALGQKPITFIRQVLALVSFPELISSRLDIPQDVKDRAKELLDDCTKGSVGSYSPSNGLNLVRSRVAQYITNRDGVPSNPDDIYLGSGASDVIKSVLTLFVEDVGGKPPAVMVPIPQYPLFSGTLSELGVRQVDYYLDEEHDWALQISELERSWREASIESNVRALVVINPGNPTGQVLTRDNIEQIIKFAYERNLFILADEVYQENIVSKPFHSFKKVMFEMGAPYSRMELASFLTASKGWAAECGLRSGYVELLHLQPSVQKTFNTMRSVMQCPSVLGQCILDCVMKPPSPGKPSHNQFINEIRDIHQVLKERTATAYKTFNSIPGYFCNPIDGSMFAYPRIEIPVEAQLEAKKLNMSPDEFYCLRLLEETGVCVIPGTGFGQLPGSFHFRTTILHPKDEFQYMMDSIRRFHLNFMQLYP, from the exons GGGGTTCCGAAGCGCTTCGAGCGTGTGGTGAGAGCTAACTGCGGCGACTGTCACGCTCTCGGACAGAAACCCATCACATTCATAAGACAG GTATTAGCCCTAGTGTCATTCCCGGAACTGATCTCGTCTCGTCTTGATATCCCTCAAGACGTGAAGGACAGAGCCAAAGAGCTACTCGACGACTGCAC gaAAGGTTCAGTGGGATCGTATTCTCCATCCAACGGTCTCAACTTGGTGCGATCTCGTGTCGCACAGTACATCACGAACAGAGACGGTGTGCCTTCCAACCCTGACGATATTTACCTGGGATCTGGCGCCTCTGATGTTATTAAATCAGTCCTAACTCTGTTTGTTGAGGATGTGGGAGGAAAGCCCCCCG CTGTGATGGTGCCGATCCCTCAGTACCCATTGTTTTCGGGCACTCTCTCAGAGCTAGGTGTTCGACAGGTCGACTATTACCTTGACGAGGAACACGACTGGGCTCTTCAGATCTCAGAGCTAGAAAGGAGCTGGCGAGAGGCCAGTATTGAGAGTAATGTGCGGGCTCTTGTTGTGATCAACCCTGGAAATCCTACAGGACAG GTGTTAACCCGCGATAATATTGAACAAATCATCAAATTTGCTTACGAGCGTAACTTGTTCATTCTGGCTGACGAAGTATACCAGGAGAACATCGTGAGCAAGCCGTTTCATTCCTTTAAAAAG GTAATGTTCGAAATGGGTGCACCATACTCCCGCATGGAATTGGCTAGTTTCTTGACGGCCTCAAAAGGCTGGGCAGCTGAGTGTGGCTTGAGGTCGGGATACGTGGAGCTACTGCATCTCCAACCATCAGTGCAGAAAACGTTCAATACAATGAGGTCTGTCATGCAGTGCCCCTCGGTTTTGGGACAGTGCATTTTGGATTGCGTG ATGAAGCCTCCGTCTCCCGGAAAACCCTCACACAATCAGTTCATCAATGAAATTAGAGACATTCATCAAGTATTAAAGGAACGCACTGCAACCGCTTACAAAACCTTCAACTCAATACCAGGATATTTCTGCAATCCAATCGAC GGTTCGATGTTCGCATATCCTCGTATAGAAATTCCAGTAGAAGCCCAATTAGAAGCAAAAAAACTGAACATGAGTCCTGATGAGTTCTACTGCCTTAGGCTGTTAGAGGAAACTG GAGTGTGTGTGATCCCGGGTACGGGATTCGGGCAGCTTCCAGGATCATTCCATTTCAGAACTACGATACTCCACCCCAAGGACGAATTCCAGTACATGATGGACTCTATAAGACGTTTCCACTTGAACTTCATGCAGTTATATCCTTAG